AAGACGTAGTCCTCGTCCACCGCGCCCAGCGGCCCGAACTCGGGCGACTGGAACGCCGCGGGATTCGCGGGGTTGGTTTTGGTCACGTCCCGCGCGCAGTGGATTGTGCCGTTCATCACCACCAGCACCCCGAGCCCGCGGGCGCGCTCGCAGGCGGCGACCTGAATCGCATGCAACAGGTTGGCCGGGCCGTCGTCGCTCGGCTGCGTGGGATTTCGGAGTGCGCCGGTCACCACAACGGGCCGTTCGTGCCCCAGCGTCACGTCAAGAAAGTGGGCCGTCTGCTCCAGCGTGCCGGTGCCGTGGGTAATCACGACGCCGGCGAGGTAGGGGTCGGCGAGCGCGTCCGTCACCCGGCGCGCGAGGTCCAGCATCTCCGGGAAGCCGATGGCGTTGCTCGGTACCTCCAGCCAGCCGTCGACCTCGCACTCGACGTAGTCGCGTACCATGGGAATGCGGTCGAGCAGTTCGCCGGGGCCGAGGCCGGGGGCCACCGTGCCGGACGGCTGCTGCTTGCCGGCGATCGTCCCGCCGGTCGTAATCACGCGTACGCGCGGCTTGGACGCGACACTCACACCTGATATCCGAGGCGGCCGGACAGTTCATAGGCCGCGTCCTGCAGCAGGCGGGCGTGTTGTTCCGTGTCCTCCTCGCGTAGTTGAAAGATGGACCCCGACAGGCTGAGCGCCGCCTCGACGCCGCCCAATGGCCCGCGTACCGGCACGCCGACGCAGCAGATGCCGGCGAGGAACTCCTCCCGGTCGACCGCGTAGCCGCGCTGCCTGATCCGGCGCAGTTCTTCGGCGAGGACCGCAGGATCGATGATCGTGTGCGGCGTGCAGGCGACGAGGCTACCGCTGCGCACGATCGGCGCCGCCTCGTCGGGCGGCAAAAACGCCAGGATCGCCTTGCCGAGCGCGGTCGCGTGCGCGGGCGCCCGCCGCCCGATGGGCGTGTACATCCGCGCGCTCTTCGGGCCGTCGATCCTGGCGATGTACATCATGTGCTGCCGGTGCAGGATGCCGAGATTGGCGTTGTAGCTGGTGGCCGAAACCAGGCGCTCGAGGATCGAGATCGCCTGCTTGCGGATCTCGAGCTGGTTGAGGGCGGCCCCGGCGAGATTGATGCCCTGCAGTCCGAGGTGGTACTTTTCCGTTCGCGGATCCTGCGTGACGTAGCCCTCGGCTGCGAGCGTCGACAGGATCCGGTACACCGTGCTTTGGCTCGTTTTGAGGCGCTTGCTCAACTCGATGACGCCCAGCTGTCGCCCG
The nucleotide sequence above comes from bacterium. Encoded proteins:
- a CDS encoding IclR family transcriptional regulator, which produces MPKSDSVKTVKRSIDILNLLAEDGRQLGVIELSKRLKTSQSTVYRILSTLAAEGYVTQDPRTEKYHLGLQGINLAGAALNQLEIRKQAISILERLVSATSYNANLGILHRQHMMYIARIDGPKSARMYTPIGRRAPAHATALGKAILAFLPPDEAAPIVRSGSLVACTPHTIIDPAVLAEELRRIRQRGYAVDREEFLAGICCVGVPVRGPLGGVEAALSLSGSIFQLREEDTEQHARLLQDAAYELSGRLGYQV
- a CDS encoding asparaginase → MSVASKPRVRVITTGGTIAGKQQPSGTVAPGLGPGELLDRIPMVRDYVECEVDGWLEVPSNAIGFPEMLDLARRVTDALADPYLAGVVITHGTGTLEQTAHFLDVTLGHERPVVVTGALRNPTQPSDDGPANLLHAIQVAACERARGLGVLVVMNGTIHCARDVTKTNPANPAAFQSPEFGPLGAVDEDYVFFARRPFRRLRAVLPATIGARVERVPFAADPSDTLLRAAIEGGADGLVVEFGRLNASYVELLKGAMARGVTVVVANPYPTGRLQRNTYRHEGGESHLLSLGMIFAGTSGLKARVKLVALLSAGLSREEIRDLFHAEWQ